From one Amycolatopsis sp. FDAARGOS 1241 genomic stretch:
- a CDS encoding DUF11 domain-containing protein — MDKQRRRRSITILSTVAATAGMLFVAPGAAGAAPPSSAIDVSATSLQRGETFTVTETLFNDRDFTVTGAKAALYGKETPITDVVDVVSCDVACGVLGSSLRAGVGDLGPGQGATVTFTLKVKDTAPDGSVTLQDQFVGDNYAFDTLDGPAVTITPAMDSADVGVSLTAAPTGVLSSQLTYTITAKNSGPAAATGVKLQASLPSGLQFAKSADCTASGRTVTCAVPSIASGASAKASFTARAGLLTIGTFTTTAQRQASSPADPNAANDKASRSCRAVTSLLLSC; from the coding sequence ATGGACAAGCAAAGACGCCGGCGCAGCATCACAATTCTGTCGACGGTCGCGGCCACCGCCGGGATGCTGTTCGTCGCGCCCGGGGCGGCCGGGGCCGCCCCGCCGAGCAGCGCCATCGACGTGAGCGCGACGAGCCTGCAGCGCGGCGAGACGTTCACGGTCACCGAGACCCTCTTCAACGACCGCGACTTCACGGTCACCGGCGCGAAAGCCGCCCTCTACGGCAAGGAAACGCCGATCACCGACGTCGTCGACGTGGTGTCGTGCGACGTCGCGTGCGGCGTGCTGGGCAGCAGCCTCCGCGCGGGCGTCGGCGACCTGGGACCGGGCCAGGGTGCCACGGTCACCTTCACCCTCAAGGTCAAGGACACCGCGCCCGACGGTTCGGTGACCCTCCAGGACCAGTTCGTGGGCGACAACTACGCCTTCGACACGCTCGACGGCCCCGCCGTCACCATCACACCTGCCATGGACTCCGCCGATGTCGGGGTGTCCCTCACGGCCGCTCCGACCGGCGTGCTGAGCTCGCAGCTCACATACACGATCACCGCGAAGAACAGCGGCCCGGCCGCCGCCACCGGCGTCAAGCTGCAGGCCTCGCTGCCCAGCGGCCTGCAGTTCGCGAAGTCGGCGGACTGCACGGCTTCCGGGCGCACGGTCACCTGCGCCGTCCCGTCGATCGCGTCCGGCGCGTCGGCCAAGGCGAGCTTCACCGCCCGCGCCGGTCTGCTGACCATCGGCACGTTCACGACCACGGCCCAGCGCCAGGCGAGTTCGCCGGCTGACCCCAACGCGGCCAATGACAAGGCGTCGCGCTCCTGCCGCGCCGTCACCAGCCTGCTGCTGAGCTGCTGA
- the dinB gene encoding DNA polymerase IV: MFVSTEGPILHADLDAFYASVEQRDDPRLRGRPVIVGGGVVLAASYEAKARGVRTAMGGAQALLLCPHAIVVPPRMAAYSAASKAVFEVFRDTTPVVEGLSIDEAFLDVGGLRRIAGTPAEIARRLKADVLARVGLPITVGVARTKFLAKVASAVAKPDGLLVVPHERELEFLHPLPVERLWGVGKVTSEKLRSRGIRTVRQVAELPEVDLVSMLGRGAGHHLHALAHGRDPRPVQVGRRRRSMGSQRALGRRRRSMAELDELLVSIVDHLARRLRGASRLTRTVVLRMRFADFTRATRSRTLIEATDHTETLLAAARKLLLESQSLVCDRGLTLIGVSFSNLTRHGSVQLVLPFAVEDGVAVDSAVDGIRDRFGSSAITRAALLGHDPGMSVPLLPD; the protein is encoded by the coding sequence GTGTTCGTGTCGACCGAAGGGCCCATTCTCCACGCCGACCTCGACGCGTTCTACGCGTCGGTCGAGCAGCGGGACGATCCGCGCCTGCGCGGGCGGCCCGTGATCGTCGGTGGCGGCGTGGTGCTGGCGGCGAGCTACGAGGCCAAGGCTCGGGGCGTGCGCACCGCGATGGGCGGCGCGCAGGCCCTGCTGCTGTGCCCGCACGCGATCGTCGTGCCCCCGCGGATGGCGGCGTACAGCGCGGCGAGCAAGGCGGTGTTCGAGGTCTTCCGGGACACGACGCCGGTCGTCGAGGGGTTGTCGATCGACGAGGCGTTCCTGGACGTCGGCGGGCTGCGGCGCATCGCGGGCACGCCGGCCGAGATCGCGCGGCGGTTGAAGGCGGACGTGCTCGCGCGCGTCGGGCTGCCGATCACGGTCGGGGTCGCGCGCACGAAGTTCCTCGCGAAGGTCGCGAGCGCGGTCGCGAAGCCCGACGGGCTGCTCGTGGTGCCGCACGAGCGGGAGCTGGAGTTCTTGCACCCGCTGCCGGTCGAACGGCTGTGGGGCGTGGGCAAGGTGACGTCGGAGAAGCTGCGCTCGCGCGGGATCCGCACGGTGCGGCAGGTGGCGGAACTGCCCGAAGTGGACCTGGTGTCGATGCTGGGCCGCGGCGCGGGGCACCACCTGCACGCCTTGGCGCACGGGCGGGATCCCCGGCCCGTCCAGGTGGGCCGCCGGCGGCGGTCGATGGGTTCGCAGCGCGCGCTGGGCCGGCGCCGCCGGTCGATGGCGGAGCTCGACGAACTGCTGGTGTCCATTGTGGACCATCTTGCCCGGCGGCTGCGGGGCGCGTCACGGCTGACGCGGACCGTGGTGCTCCGCATGAGGTTCGCCGACTTCACACGGGCCACGCGGTCGCGGACGCTGATCGAGGCGACCGACCACACGGAGACGTTGCTCGCCGCCGCGCGGAAGTTGCTGCTGGAGTCCCAATCGCTGGTCTGCGACCGCGGCCTGACGCTGATCGGGGTGTCGTTCTCGAACCTGACGAGGCACGGCTCGGTACAGCTGGTGCTGCCGTTCGCCGTCGAGGACGGGGTGGCGGTCGACTCGGCCGTCGACGGCATCCGTGACCGGTTCGGCAGCTCGGCCATCACCCGCGCGGCCCTGCTCGGCCACGACCCCGGGATGTCGGTGCCGTTGCTGCCGGATTGA
- a CDS encoding TetR/AcrR family transcriptional regulator has translation MTKPLRADARRNRDLLLTSAVRLFSEKGLGATLDAIAKDAGVGIGTLYRHFPTRESLIEAAYRNELDQLCDAGPVLLEELPPEQALRTWMDRFVDYMTTKIGMSDALRAVIASGGDPYAHSRDRLNSTIGKLLEPLTAAGALRADVLVDDVLIGLSGIALAAGAPSQRAQAGRLLDLLLDGLRYGA, from the coding sequence GTGACGAAGCCACTGCGCGCCGACGCGCGGCGCAACCGCGACCTCCTGCTCACATCCGCGGTCCGGCTGTTCTCCGAGAAGGGCCTCGGCGCCACGCTCGACGCGATCGCGAAAGACGCCGGGGTCGGCATCGGCACGCTCTACCGGCATTTCCCGACGCGGGAGTCGCTGATCGAGGCGGCGTACCGCAACGAGCTGGACCAGCTGTGCGACGCCGGTCCGGTGCTGCTGGAGGAGCTCCCCCCGGAACAGGCGCTGCGCACGTGGATGGACCGATTCGTGGATTACATGACCACGAAGATCGGCATGTCCGACGCCCTGCGCGCCGTGATCGCGTCAGGCGGCGACCCGTACGCGCACAGCCGCGACCGGCTGAACTCGACGATCGGGAAGCTCCTCGAACCGCTGACCGCCGCGGGGGCGCTGCGCGCCGACGTGCTCGTGGACGACGTCCTGATCGGGCTCAGCGGGATCGCCCTTGCTGCCGGTGCGCCGTCGCAGCGCGCCCAGGCCGGGCGGCTGCTGGACCTGCTGCTGGACGGCCTCCGCTACGGCGCCTGA
- a CDS encoding SDR family NAD(P)-dependent oxidoreductase, with translation MRITTPFTRESTAADIVAGVDLSGRRAIVTGGASGIGVETARALARAGAEVTLAVRNTEAGHRTAADLSATTGNEAIDVRHLELADRDSVAKFASDWQGPLHILVNNAGVMAEPLTRTREGWEHQFATNHLGHFGLAVGLHDALERAGDARVVSVSSSAHLRSGVVFDDIHFERREYEPWSAYGQSKTANVLFAVEATRRWAADGITVNALMPGGIRTALQRHHEGNAEFEAVAKDFAWKTPEQGAATSVLLAASPLLTGVSGRYFEDCDEAAPNVPPARDGVAAHALDPAAAALLWEVSLELLAR, from the coding sequence ATGCGCATCACCACCCCGTTCACCCGGGAATCCACCGCCGCCGACATCGTCGCGGGCGTCGACCTCTCCGGCCGCCGCGCCATCGTCACCGGAGGAGCGTCCGGGATCGGCGTCGAGACCGCCCGCGCGCTGGCGCGGGCCGGCGCGGAAGTCACGCTCGCCGTCCGCAACACCGAAGCCGGTCACCGCACGGCCGCGGACCTCAGCGCGACGACCGGCAACGAGGCGATCGACGTCCGGCACCTCGAACTCGCCGACCGCGATTCCGTCGCCAAGTTCGCGAGCGACTGGCAGGGCCCGCTGCACATCCTCGTGAACAACGCCGGCGTAATGGCCGAACCGCTCACCCGGACGCGCGAGGGCTGGGAGCACCAGTTCGCCACCAACCACCTCGGCCACTTCGGCCTCGCCGTCGGCCTCCACGACGCGCTCGAACGAGCCGGCGACGCGCGCGTGGTGTCCGTCAGCTCCAGCGCCCACCTGCGATCGGGCGTCGTGTTCGACGACATCCACTTCGAGCGCCGCGAGTACGAGCCGTGGTCCGCCTACGGCCAGAGCAAAACCGCGAACGTGCTCTTCGCAGTCGAGGCCACCCGGCGCTGGGCCGCCGACGGCATCACCGTCAACGCGCTCATGCCCGGCGGCATCCGCACCGCGCTGCAGCGCCACCACGAGGGCAACGCCGAGTTCGAAGCCGTGGCCAAGGATTTCGCCTGGAAGACGCCGGAGCAGGGCGCGGCGACGTCGGTGCTGCTCGCCGCGTCTCCCCTGCTGACGGGTGTCAGCGGCCGCTACTTCGAGGACTGCGACGAGGCCGCGCCGAACGTGCCGCCGGCGCGCGACGGGGTCGCTGCCCACGCACTCGACCCCGCGGCGGCGGCGCTGCTGTGGGAGGTGTCGCTGGAGCTGCTCGCCCGCTGA
- a CDS encoding HAD family hydrolase: MRLVLFDLDDTLVDRAEGFRRWAWEFCAEHRLTADDAAWLTAADEDGHAPREAFFQAVRDRFTLKDTVAELLEFYRRRHPVLIPAAPGVLTGLPRLRAAGWRIGVVTNGNAEQQLAILLHTDVAGLVDGWAISGHEGVGKPDRRLFEIAAERCQAPLADGWMVGDGARADIAGGRAAGLRTVWVDRGRVWSGDEKAPDHVVADAAGAIELLLE, translated from the coding sequence GTGCGGCTCGTGCTGTTCGACCTCGACGACACCCTCGTCGACCGCGCGGAGGGATTCCGGCGGTGGGCCTGGGAGTTCTGCGCGGAGCACCGGCTGACGGCCGACGACGCGGCGTGGCTCACTGCGGCCGACGAAGACGGGCACGCACCTCGCGAGGCGTTCTTCCAAGCCGTGCGCGACCGCTTCACGTTGAAGGACACAGTGGCCGAGCTCCTCGAGTTCTACCGCCGGCGGCACCCGGTGCTGATCCCCGCCGCGCCCGGCGTGCTCACGGGCCTGCCGCGCCTGCGCGCCGCGGGCTGGCGCATCGGCGTGGTGACCAACGGCAACGCCGAGCAGCAGCTCGCGATCCTGCTGCACACCGACGTCGCCGGACTCGTCGACGGCTGGGCGATCTCGGGGCACGAAGGCGTCGGCAAACCGGACCGGCGGCTGTTCGAGATCGCGGCGGAACGGTGCCAGGCACCGCTGGCCGATGGCTGGATGGTCGGCGACGGCGCGCGCGCCGACATCGCGGGCGGCCGGGCCGCCGGCCTGCGCACGGTGTGGGTCGACCGCGGGCGCGTGTGGAGCGGCGACGAGAAAGCCCCGGACCACGTCGTCGCCGACGCGGCCGGGGCCATCGAACTCCTGCTGGAGTGA
- a CDS encoding serine/threonine-protein kinase, producing the protein MTEESRQIAGRYQLVELIGSGAMGMVWRGEDKILGRVVAVKELLMPVNQGEEKLDEAKSRAMREARIAARLQHPNAISVFNVVEYEDRPWLIMEYLPSRSLSAKLHDDGPLSVDEVIPIAVQLAGVLAAAHRAGIVHRDVKPGNVLLGEDGTVKVTDFGISRAVGDVTLTATGEISGTPAFLAPEVARGEEATFASDVFALGATLYMAVEGEPPFGTADNAIALLYRVSSGSINPPKQAGRLEPLLLKLLELKPDDRPSMAEVLTELRELDGHATPVASVPVPLTVPAPVPAAAPAAAPAATPTTPAPAPVDRRRRPMILAGAGAVVVVLVVVVIVLLTRNDSPSPTANGGAPAPVVNSSAPSTTAPPTTTNSQTPPPPSTPSSSSSAPPTPSSAANPAESMEAAVQQYFGLLPGNLDAGYSMLASSFESHGSTQSRASYDSFWGEIASVSVSDVKQVGANQVSATVHYVKKSGVRSDEHHTYTMVNENGAWKIAREGT; encoded by the coding sequence TTGACCGAGGAGAGCCGGCAGATCGCCGGTCGCTACCAGCTCGTCGAGCTCATCGGCAGCGGCGCCATGGGCATGGTCTGGCGCGGTGAGGACAAGATCCTCGGCCGCGTCGTCGCGGTTAAAGAACTCCTCATGCCCGTGAACCAGGGCGAGGAAAAGCTCGACGAGGCCAAGAGCCGCGCCATGCGCGAGGCCCGCATCGCCGCGCGCCTGCAGCACCCCAACGCCATCTCCGTGTTCAACGTGGTCGAGTACGAAGACCGGCCGTGGCTGATCATGGAGTACCTGCCGTCGCGCAGCCTTTCCGCGAAGCTGCACGACGACGGCCCCCTGTCCGTCGACGAGGTCATCCCCATCGCCGTGCAGCTCGCCGGTGTGCTGGCCGCCGCGCACCGCGCCGGCATCGTGCACCGCGACGTCAAGCCCGGCAACGTCCTGCTCGGCGAAGACGGCACCGTCAAAGTCACGGACTTCGGCATCTCCCGCGCGGTCGGCGACGTCACGCTGACCGCCACCGGCGAGATCTCCGGCACGCCCGCGTTCCTCGCGCCCGAGGTCGCGCGCGGCGAGGAAGCGACGTTCGCCTCCGACGTCTTCGCCCTCGGCGCCACGCTGTACATGGCGGTGGAGGGCGAGCCGCCCTTCGGCACGGCCGACAACGCGATCGCCTTGCTGTACCGCGTGTCCAGCGGTTCGATCAACCCGCCGAAGCAGGCCGGCAGGCTCGAACCGCTGCTGCTCAAGCTGCTCGAGCTCAAGCCCGACGACCGGCCCTCCATGGCCGAGGTGCTCACCGAGCTGCGCGAGCTCGACGGCCACGCCACGCCTGTCGCGTCGGTGCCCGTTCCCCTGACGGTGCCCGCTCCGGTCCCGGCCGCCGCGCCCGCGGCCGCTCCCGCCGCCACGCCGACGACCCCAGCCCCGGCCCCCGTCGACCGAAGACGGCGCCCGATGATCCTCGCCGGCGCCGGCGCGGTGGTCGTGGTGCTCGTCGTCGTGGTCATCGTGCTGCTCACCCGCAACGACAGCCCGTCGCCCACCGCGAACGGCGGCGCGCCCGCCCCCGTCGTGAACTCCTCGGCTCCCAGCACCACGGCGCCGCCGACCACCACGAACTCGCAGACGCCACCGCCGCCGAGCACGCCGTCTTCGTCCAGCAGCGCGCCGCCGACGCCAAGCAGCGCCGCGAACCCGGCGGAGAGCATGGAAGCGGCCGTGCAGCAGTACTTCGGGTTGCTGCCGGGCAACCTGGACGCCGGCTACTCGATGCTGGCCAGTTCGTTCGAGTCGCACGGCAGCACCCAAAGTCGCGCGAGCTATGACTCGTTCTGGGGCGAAATCGCCAGTGTGAGCGTCAGCGACGTGAAACAGGTCGGCGCGAACCAGGTGAGCGCCACGGTGCACTACGTAAAGAAGTCCGGTGTGCGTTCCGACGAGCACCACACCTACACCATGGTCAACGAGAACGGTGCCTGGAAGATCGCTCGCGAAGGGACCTGA